In one Massilia endophytica genomic region, the following are encoded:
- a CDS encoding MFS transporter: MPIALLALTISAFAIGTTEFVIVGLIPTIANDLAVSLPSAGLLVSLYAMGVAVGAPVLTALTGKMPRKLLLLSLMVLFTAGNLLAWQAPGYESLIAARILTGLAHGVFFSIGSTIATSLVPKEKAASAIAIMFTGLTVALVTGVPLGTFIGQHFGWRQTFLAVSALGVIAFIGSLLFVPSNIHHSKPASLMQQVKVLAQPRLLLVYAMTAVGYGGSFIAFTYLAPILERVSGFSANAVGLVMLVYGVSVAVGNIWGGKLADRRGPIGALKIIFLGLAAVLLALTFTAPNQWLVLATVLLWGAVAFGNVAGLQVYVVQQAEHFTPRAVDVASGLNIAAFNLGIAGGAWGGGHIVEHLGLVHTGWIGALVVLGAFGLTALSGRLDRLNPRAAAAAPRTVRVAAH; this comes from the coding sequence ATGCCAATTGCCTTGCTCGCGCTGACCATCAGCGCCTTCGCCATCGGGACGACGGAGTTCGTCATCGTCGGCCTGATCCCCACCATTGCCAATGACCTTGCCGTTTCCCTGCCATCGGCCGGACTCCTTGTGAGCCTGTATGCGATGGGCGTGGCCGTCGGCGCGCCCGTCCTGACTGCGCTCACCGGCAAGATGCCACGCAAGCTGCTGCTGCTTTCGCTGATGGTGCTGTTCACCGCCGGTAACCTGCTGGCCTGGCAGGCGCCGGGCTACGAGTCGCTGATCGCCGCGCGCATCCTCACCGGCCTTGCGCACGGCGTGTTCTTCTCCATCGGCTCCACCATCGCCACCTCGCTGGTGCCGAAGGAGAAGGCCGCGAGCGCCATCGCCATCATGTTCACCGGCCTCACCGTGGCGCTGGTGACGGGCGTGCCCCTCGGGACTTTCATCGGCCAGCACTTCGGCTGGCGCCAGACCTTCCTCGCCGTGTCCGCGCTGGGCGTGATCGCCTTTATCGGCAGCCTGCTCTTCGTGCCCTCGAATATCCATCACAGCAAACCGGCTTCGCTGATGCAGCAGGTGAAGGTGCTGGCGCAGCCGCGCCTTCTGCTGGTCTATGCCATGACGGCGGTGGGTTACGGCGGCTCCTTCATCGCTTTCACCTACCTGGCGCCGATTCTCGAACGCGTGTCTGGCTTCAGCGCCAACGCGGTGGGCCTGGTCATGCTGGTGTACGGTGTGTCCGTCGCGGTGGGGAATATCTGGGGCGGCAAGCTGGCGGACCGGCGCGGCCCCATCGGCGCGCTGAAGATTATCTTCCTCGGCCTGGCCGCCGTGCTGCTGGCGCTGACCTTCACTGCGCCGAACCAGTGGCTTGTGCTGGCCACTGTGCTGCTGTGGGGCGCTGTCGCCTTCGGCAATGTGGCGGGCCTGCAGGTGTATGTGGTGCAGCAGGCGGAGCACTTCACGCCGCGCGCGGTGGATGTGGCCTCCGGCCTGAATATCGCCGCCTTCAATCTCGGCATCGCGGGCGGCGCATGGGGCGGCGGCCATATCGTCGAACACCTTGGCCTGGTGCACACGGGCTGGATCGGGGCGCTGGTGGTGCTGGGCGCATTCGGCCTGACGGCGCTGAGCGGCCGCCTTGACCGCCTCAATCCACGCGCCGCGGCGGCAGCGCCGCGCACGGTGCGGGTGGCCGCGCACTGA
- a CDS encoding DUF3820 family protein, whose translation MSSEALALLLVREMPYGKYKGRKLADLPGHYLGWMAREGFPKGELGALLALMYELDHNNLRPLLAPLKR comes from the coding sequence ATGAGTTCCGAAGCGCTTGCCCTCCTCCTCGTCCGTGAAATGCCCTATGGGAAGTACAAGGGCCGCAAGCTGGCGGATCTACCGGGCCACTACCTTGGCTGGATGGCCCGCGAAGGCTTCCCGAAAGGCGAACTGGGCGCCCTGCTCGCCCTGATGTACGAGCTCGATCACAACAACCTGCGCCCCCTGCTCGCCCCGCTGAAACGCTAG
- a CDS encoding KGG domain-containing protein yields MASSNQGGNQGNRGGNKQSGQGGNNQSGDTSNRGFASMDPERQREIASEGGKAAHASGNAHEFTSEEARRAGSMSHKNDGNRQSDSDSGNRGSSGGGNSAGSGGGTRGGTPEQHAQAGRQSHKNDDKR; encoded by the coding sequence ATGGCATCATCGAATCAAGGCGGTAATCAAGGCAATCGTGGCGGTAACAAGCAATCCGGTCAGGGCGGCAACAATCAGAGCGGGGACACCAGTAACCGCGGCTTCGCTTCCATGGACCCGGAACGCCAGCGCGAAATCGCCAGCGAAGGGGGCAAGGCAGCACACGCCTCCGGCAATGCACACGAGTTCACTTCGGAAGAAGCTCGCCGTGCAGGCTCCATGAGCCACAAGAACGACGGTAATCGCCAAAGCGATTCCGACTCGGGTAACCGCGGCAGCAGCGGCGGTGGCAATTCTGCAGGCAGCGGTGGCGGCACTCGCGGTGGTACGCCTGAGCAACACGCGCAGGCTGGCCGTCAAAGCCACAAAAACGACGATAAGCGCTAA
- a CDS encoding DMT family transporter, with protein sequence MKRSDMMQLVLVAAIWGASYLFIRVAAPAFGPWAMAGLRAVLASLMLLPLVLWRGLLPDLRRYWKGVALVGVTNAALPFLLFNYAALHISAGLSSILSSTTPLFAALIAALWLGESLGRQRIVGLAIGFGGVFMLVAGKLHMQSDAFATLMAALACLCATLLYGFTGNFTKRYLSGAQPMTIAAGSQFFAAVLLAPGTVIGWPSDAPSWQGWGALLALAALCTTFAYVLFYGLITRLGASRAMSALFLIPAFGVLWGTLFLHEEFTLRMGVSCVVILCGCALTTGVVSLPQFVRRPMQKPL encoded by the coding sequence ATGAAGCGCAGCGACATGATGCAGCTCGTGCTGGTGGCGGCGATCTGGGGAGCCTCCTATCTCTTCATCCGCGTGGCGGCGCCGGCTTTCGGTCCCTGGGCCATGGCGGGCCTGCGCGCGGTGCTCGCATCGCTGATGCTGCTGCCGCTGGTGCTGTGGCGCGGCCTGCTGCCGGACCTGCGCCGCTACTGGAAGGGCGTGGCGCTGGTTGGCGTGACCAATGCGGCCCTGCCTTTCCTGCTCTTTAACTACGCGGCCCTGCACATCTCGGCTGGGCTCTCCTCCATCCTCAGTTCGACCACGCCCCTGTTCGCGGCGCTGATTGCGGCCCTCTGGCTGGGCGAATCCCTGGGCAGACAGCGCATTGTGGGCCTGGCCATCGGCTTCGGCGGCGTGTTCATGCTGGTGGCGGGCAAGCTGCACATGCAGTCGGACGCGTTCGCGACCCTGATGGCGGCGCTGGCCTGCCTGTGCGCGACGCTGCTGTACGGCTTCACCGGCAATTTCACGAAGCGCTACCTCTCGGGCGCGCAGCCGATGACGATTGCGGCGGGCAGCCAGTTCTTCGCCGCCGTTCTGCTGGCGCCGGGCACGGTGATCGGCTGGCCGTCCGACGCGCCGTCCTGGCAGGGCTGGGGCGCCTTGCTGGCGCTGGCCGCCCTGTGCACCACCTTCGCCTATGTGCTGTTCTATGGCCTGATCACGCGCCTCGGCGCATCGCGGGCCATGAGCGCGCTGTTCCTGATTCCCGCTTTCGGTGTGCTGTGGGGCACGCTTTTCCTGCACGAGGAATTCACGCTGCGCATGGGCGTGAGCTGCGTGGTGATCCTGTGCGGCTGCGCGCTGACCACGGGCGTGGTCTCGCTGCCGCAGTTCGTGCGGCGCCCAATGCAAAAGCCGCTCTGA
- a CDS encoding glutathione S-transferase N-terminal domain-containing protein has product MIDLYYAPTPNGQKLRVYLEEAGLPYRLRTLSLSKGEQHTPEFLRISPNGKIPALVDNAPIGGGEPLSMFESGAMLLYLAEKCGYGLPWQARARSEALQWLFWQMAGLGPMAGQAGYFRVYASEEVPFAINRYTRETARLYGVLDRQLEGREFIAGEYSIADMACYPWIVPHAPHGQVLADFPNLRRWFETIAARPAVQRAYEGVACVYSRPGQPVKAVA; this is encoded by the coding sequence ATGATCGACCTCTATTACGCCCCCACCCCCAACGGCCAGAAGCTCCGCGTGTATCTGGAAGAAGCGGGCCTGCCCTACCGCCTGCGCACGCTCAGCCTGAGCAAGGGCGAGCAGCACACGCCCGAGTTCCTGCGCATCTCGCCCAACGGGAAAATCCCGGCCCTGGTCGACAACGCGCCGATTGGCGGTGGCGAGCCGCTGTCCATGTTCGAATCCGGGGCCATGCTGCTCTATCTGGCGGAGAAATGCGGCTACGGCCTGCCGTGGCAGGCCCGCGCGCGCAGCGAAGCGCTGCAATGGCTGTTCTGGCAGATGGCGGGGCTGGGCCCGATGGCGGGGCAGGCGGGCTACTTCCGCGTCTACGCATCTGAGGAAGTGCCATTCGCCATCAACCGCTATACGCGCGAAACCGCGCGCCTGTACGGTGTGCTGGACCGCCAGCTCGAAGGCCGCGAATTCATCGCAGGCGAATACTCGATTGCCGACATGGCCTGCTATCCCTGGATCGTTCCCCATGCGCCGCATGGCCAGGTGCTGGCCGACTTCCCCAATCTGCGCCGCTGGTTCGAAACCATTGCCGCCCGGCCTGCGGTGCAGCGCGCCTATGAAGGCGTCGCCTGCGTGTATTCCCGTCCCGGCCAGCCGGTGAAGGCGGTAGCATGA
- a CDS encoding putative bifunctional diguanylate cyclase/phosphodiesterase, translated as MRALPAPGAADAAPQAELELDLAGYVTSWNRGAESLFGYTAQEAIGQHILFLYTDDDEEGNIAELFVDDGSEGTEVRRRKKSGDVIWVKLALSLMHDESHEPLGMLVKLRQVNEALTQQEKVNLHARIIEDSDQGVLITDSSERIVSINGAFTRITGYTMAEAIGQTPDLLRSGVHDAEFRAKVRGAMKGAGPWRGEIIGKRKNGELFPQSVTISVVRDEAGNITHTFSLFSDISVHKDAEARMQRMANYDSLTGLPNQGLLLQLLGQAMAEARRAQAHGALVVVEVARLGAISDTLGHEVGNAVMVEIGRMFRLKLREGDILARLDGSKFAIALPQIEKREHAALVARKLVDALSAPIVIGNHSLQVGANVGIAVYPEDAQDAASLLRGAEVATAKAGQGMDAALLFYSEEMNQRAKEHLRIESELRDALANNELLLYYQPKVSLRSGRIVGAEALLRWRHPVRGLVSPGVFIPVAEETGLILDLGNWVVEEACRQIRAWKDANLIMPPIAVNLSARQFDRTLPERMAEVLERHQVHPEQIMLEITESLLVRGAETVIAIMNELVAMGLALALDDFGTGYSSLAYLKKFPISTLKIDRAFVVGLPYEENDCAIARAIVTMAQQLRQEIVAEGVETVEQMAFLRELGCDQLQGYLFSQPVAAADFERMLREGKRLAFGSR; from the coding sequence ATGCGCGCCCTGCCTGCTCCCGGGGCCGCCGATGCGGCGCCGCAGGCGGAGCTGGAGCTCGATCTCGCGGGCTATGTCACGAGCTGGAACCGGGGCGCCGAAAGCCTGTTCGGCTACACGGCCCAGGAAGCCATCGGCCAGCATATTCTCTTCCTCTATACGGACGACGACGAGGAAGGCAATATCGCCGAACTGTTCGTGGACGACGGCAGCGAGGGCACGGAAGTCCGGCGCCGCAAGAAGTCCGGCGACGTTATCTGGGTCAAGCTCGCGCTCTCGCTGATGCATGACGAAAGCCACGAGCCCCTCGGCATGCTGGTGAAGCTGCGGCAGGTGAACGAGGCGCTCACGCAGCAGGAGAAGGTCAACCTGCACGCCCGCATCATCGAAGACAGCGACCAGGGCGTGCTGATCACGGATTCGAGCGAACGCATTGTCTCCATCAACGGCGCCTTCACCCGCATCACCGGCTACACCATGGCGGAGGCCATCGGCCAGACGCCGGACCTGCTGCGCTCCGGCGTGCACGATGCCGAGTTCCGCGCCAAGGTGCGCGGCGCCATGAAAGGCGCCGGCCCCTGGCGCGGCGAAATCATCGGCAAGCGCAAGAACGGCGAGCTCTTTCCCCAGTCCGTGACCATCAGCGTGGTGCGCGACGAGGCGGGCAATATCACGCACACCTTCTCGCTGTTCTCCGACATCAGCGTGCACAAGGACGCCGAAGCGCGCATGCAGCGCATGGCCAACTACGACAGCCTGACCGGCCTGCCCAACCAGGGCCTGCTGCTCCAGCTCCTGGGCCAGGCCATGGCCGAGGCGCGCCGCGCGCAGGCGCATGGCGCCCTGGTGGTGGTGGAAGTCGCGCGCCTGGGCGCGATCAGCGACACGCTTGGCCATGAGGTGGGCAATGCAGTAATGGTGGAGATCGGCCGCATGTTCCGCCTGAAGCTGCGCGAAGGCGATATCCTGGCGCGCCTGGACGGCAGCAAGTTCGCCATCGCGCTGCCGCAGATCGAGAAGCGCGAGCACGCCGCCCTGGTGGCGCGCAAGCTGGTGGACGCGCTCTCCGCGCCCATCGTGATCGGCAATCACAGCCTGCAGGTGGGTGCAAACGTTGGCATAGCCGTCTATCCCGAGGATGCGCAGGACGCGGCCTCCCTGCTGCGCGGCGCCGAGGTGGCGACGGCGAAGGCGGGGCAGGGCATGGACGCGGCGCTGCTGTTCTACAGCGAAGAAATGAACCAGCGCGCCAAGGAGCACCTGCGCATCGAGAGCGAACTGCGCGACGCGCTGGCCAACAACGAACTCCTGCTGTACTACCAGCCGAAGGTGAGCCTGCGCAGCGGCCGTATCGTGGGCGCCGAAGCGCTGCTGCGCTGGCGCCATCCCGTGCGCGGCCTCGTGTCGCCCGGCGTCTTCATTCCGGTTGCCGAGGAAACGGGCCTGATCCTCGATCTGGGCAACTGGGTGGTGGAGGAGGCCTGCCGCCAGATCCGCGCGTGGAAGGACGCGAACCTGATCATGCCGCCCATTGCCGTGAACCTCTCGGCGCGGCAGTTCGACCGCACGCTGCCCGAGCGCATGGCCGAAGTGCTGGAGCGGCACCAGGTGCATCCCGAGCAGATCATGCTCGAAATTACGGAAAGCCTGCTGGTGCGCGGCGCCGAAACGGTGATCGCCATCATGAACGAGCTGGTGGCCATGGGCCTGGCGCTGGCACTGGACGATTTCGGCACCGGCTATTCCAGCCTGGCCTACCTGAAGAAATTCCCCATCAGCACCCTCAAGATCGACCGCGCCTTCGTGGTCGGCCTGCCGTACGAGGAGAACGACTGCGCTATCGCGCGCGCCATCGTCACCATGGCCCAGCAGCTGCGCCAGGAGATCGTGGCCGAGGGCGTGGAAACGGTGGAGCAGATGGCCTTCCTCCGCGAGCTGGGCTGCGACCAGCTTCAGGGCTACCTCTTCAGCCAGCCCGTGGCGGCGGCGGACTTCGAGCGCATGCTGCGCGAAGGCAAGCGCCTGGCCTTCGGTTCCCGCTAG
- a CDS encoding EAL and HDOD domain-containing protein, translated as MNALNTAPPVFLQLLADRNGIPSGLVFAGASDACELPEELAELATQLPCHFREQVSESLAEELEQAGWRRLPTEQVLRADSPFDKNLPPNVSWVEGDWPLAPPAKPVGNQAASRALALQLVALVSNDADTHEIEALLRRDPTLSYHLLKLVNSLGMGTGRRVTSFSQAILILGRQQLRRWLNLMLFAAREGDVRSAMLLARVSVRARSMELLARETGLDKHNQEQAFMVGMFSLLGVLFGMPLEEVLAPLNIGDAAQQALLNKQGDIGTLLALVEAAEQGDFGTVSAKLEEVQLSAPEFNAVVAEANLWMLSVTRDVAGRANA; from the coding sequence ATGAATGCTCTGAACACCGCCCCTCCCGTCTTTCTGCAACTGCTCGCCGACCGCAATGGCATCCCCTCGGGGCTGGTCTTTGCCGGTGCGAGCGACGCCTGTGAACTGCCGGAGGAACTGGCGGAGCTGGCCACCCAGCTGCCCTGCCATTTCCGCGAGCAGGTATCGGAATCGCTGGCCGAGGAGCTGGAGCAGGCCGGCTGGCGCAGGCTGCCCACCGAGCAGGTGCTGCGCGCCGACAGTCCCTTCGACAAGAACCTGCCGCCCAATGTGAGCTGGGTGGAGGGCGACTGGCCCCTGGCGCCGCCTGCGAAACCCGTCGGCAACCAGGCCGCCTCGCGCGCCCTGGCCCTGCAGCTGGTGGCCCTTGTGAGCAACGACGCGGACACCCATGAAATCGAAGCGCTGCTGCGGCGCGACCCGACCCTGTCCTATCACCTGCTGAAGCTCGTGAACTCCCTGGGCATGGGCACGGGACGCCGCGTGACCAGCTTCTCCCAGGCCATCCTGATCCTGGGCCGCCAGCAGCTGCGCCGCTGGCTGAACCTCATGCTGTTCGCCGCCCGCGAAGGGGACGTGCGTTCGGCCATGCTGCTGGCGCGCGTGTCCGTGCGCGCCCGCTCGATGGAACTGCTGGCGCGCGAAACGGGCCTGGACAAGCACAATCAGGAACAGGCTTTCATGGTCGGCATGTTCTCCCTGCTGGGTGTGCTGTTCGGCATGCCGCTGGAGGAAGTGCTGGCGCCACTGAATATCGGCGACGCGGCGCAGCAGGCGCTGCTGAACAAGCAGGGCGACATCGGTACCTTGCTGGCCCTGGTGGAAGCGGCGGAGCAGGGCGACTTCGGCACCGTGTCCGCGAAGCTGGAGGAAGTGCAGCTGTCCGCCCCAGAGTTCAATGCCGTGGTCGCGGAAGCGAACCTGTGGATGCTGAGCGTCACGCGCGATGTGGCGGGAAGGGCCAATGCTTGA
- a CDS encoding LysR substrate-binding domain-containing protein — translation MLRLSLEALQIVDAIDRRGSFSAAGKELHRVPSTISYTVGKLEDDLGVQVFERNGPRVELTRAGRELLKEGRYLLKAAQDLEHRVRRVASGWETELAVGIDSMFSASAFEPDVRAFYEVAQQTRLRIVQEALSGTWEALLDRRVDLIVGAPGDGPAGGGYVSQPIGSVKWVFAVAPGHPLAAVDRPLGRTELQHHRAIVVADSARRMPPRTVGLLLGQDTLTVSSMAAKYQYQLAGLGFGFLPEQCARAAIAAGLLVEKEVEEPKPDETFYLAWRSGETGAGLDWWIKRMRRDDIFDCLCQHLPGAQTLADAQENDK, via the coding sequence ATGCTTAGACTGAGCCTGGAAGCCCTGCAGATCGTGGACGCCATCGACCGCCGCGGTTCCTTCTCCGCCGCGGGCAAGGAGCTGCACCGCGTGCCGTCCACCATTTCCTACACTGTAGGCAAGCTGGAGGACGACCTGGGTGTGCAGGTCTTCGAGCGCAACGGCCCCCGCGTGGAACTGACGCGGGCGGGACGCGAGCTGCTGAAGGAAGGGCGCTACCTGCTGAAGGCGGCGCAGGACCTGGAGCACCGTGTGCGGCGCGTGGCCTCGGGCTGGGAAACCGAGCTGGCCGTGGGCATCGATTCCATGTTTTCGGCGTCCGCCTTCGAGCCGGATGTGCGCGCCTTCTACGAAGTGGCCCAGCAGACGCGCCTGCGCATTGTGCAGGAGGCGCTGTCCGGCACCTGGGAGGCCTTGCTGGACCGGCGCGTGGACCTCATCGTCGGCGCGCCCGGCGACGGCCCGGCCGGCGGAGGCTATGTGTCCCAGCCTATCGGCAGCGTGAAATGGGTGTTTGCCGTGGCGCCCGGCCATCCACTGGCGGCGGTCGACCGTCCCCTGGGCCGCACGGAGCTGCAGCATCACCGCGCCATCGTGGTCGCCGACTCCGCCCGGCGCATGCCGCCCCGCACAGTGGGCCTGCTGCTGGGGCAGGATACGCTGACCGTATCGTCCATGGCTGCGAAGTACCAGTACCAGCTGGCAGGACTGGGATTCGGTTTCCTGCCCGAGCAGTGCGCCCGCGCCGCCATTGCGGCCGGCCTGCTGGTGGAGAAGGAAGTGGAGGAGCCGAAGCCGGACGAGACCTTCTACCTCGCCTGGCGCAGCGGCGAAACAGGGGCGGGCCTGGACTGGTGGATCAAGCGCATGCGGCGCGATGATATCTTCGATTGCCTGTGCCAGCATCTGCCTGGCGCCCAAACACTTGCGGATGCGCAAGAAAATGACAAATGA
- a CDS encoding pirin family protein: protein MLQIRKSEERGAANHGWLDSRHTFSFGHYFDPAHTGFGPLLVINEDRVKPGQGFGTHGHRDMEIISYVLEGALEHKDSLGTGSVLHYGDVQRMSAGTGVRHSEFNHSQEEDVHFLQIWIQPNQTGIPPSYEEKHFAPESKTGKLRLIASSDGREGSVLIHQDAALYASILNGADAVEHRLEAGRSAYVHVVRGSLSVNGTALKGGDAAKISGESLLKLDKAEAAEVLLFDLP from the coding sequence ATGTTGCAAATTCGTAAAAGTGAAGAACGCGGCGCCGCCAACCACGGCTGGCTGGACTCCCGCCACACCTTTTCCTTCGGCCATTACTTCGATCCGGCGCATACCGGTTTCGGTCCTCTGCTGGTGATCAACGAGGACCGCGTGAAGCCCGGCCAGGGCTTCGGCACCCACGGCCACCGCGACATGGAAATCATCTCCTACGTGCTGGAAGGCGCGCTGGAGCACAAGGACAGCCTGGGCACCGGCTCCGTGCTGCACTACGGCGATGTGCAGCGCATGAGCGCGGGCACCGGCGTGCGGCACAGCGAGTTCAACCACTCGCAGGAGGAAGACGTGCACTTCCTGCAGATCTGGATCCAGCCGAACCAGACCGGGATTCCGCCCAGCTATGAGGAAAAGCACTTTGCGCCCGAGAGCAAGACCGGCAAGCTGCGCCTGATCGCTTCCAGCGACGGCCGCGAGGGTTCGGTGCTGATCCACCAGGATGCCGCCCTCTACGCCAGCATCCTGAACGGGGCCGACGCGGTGGAGCACCGCCTGGAGGCGGGCCGCAGCGCCTATGTGCACGTCGTCCGCGGCAGCCTGAGCGTCAACGGCACGGCGCTGAAGGGCGGCGATGCGGCCAAGATCAGCGGCGAGAGCCTGTTGAAGCTGGACAAGGCCGAAGCCGCCGAGGTTCTGCTCTTCGACCTGCCGTAA
- the ribA gene encoding GTP cyclohydrolase II, with protein MQPLADLPATEELDYVTSCALPTPWAQFTLHAFVEHATGKEHLAMVLGDIGDGQPVLARVHSECLTGDVLFSQRCDCGAQLEGALQRIAQEGRGVLLYLRQEGRGIGLINKMRAYRLQEAGADTVQANEQLGFKPDQRSYGLVAPMLQQFGVRSLKLMTNNPRKIAAMEKLGIAVAERVPLLVNRNKFNQHYLNTKAAKLGHMMHPITATATGDGEQ; from the coding sequence ATGCAGCCCCTAGCAGACCTCCCTGCCACCGAAGAACTGGACTACGTCACGTCCTGCGCCCTGCCGACGCCCTGGGCCCAGTTCACGCTGCACGCCTTCGTGGAGCACGCCACCGGCAAGGAGCACCTGGCCATGGTGCTGGGCGATATCGGCGACGGCCAGCCCGTGCTGGCCCGCGTACACAGCGAGTGCCTGACGGGCGACGTGCTGTTCTCCCAGCGCTGCGACTGCGGCGCGCAGCTGGAAGGCGCGCTGCAGCGCATCGCCCAGGAAGGCCGCGGCGTGCTGCTCTATCTGCGCCAGGAAGGCCGCGGCATTGGCCTGATCAACAAGATGCGCGCCTACCGCCTGCAGGAAGCGGGCGCGGACACGGTGCAGGCCAACGAGCAGCTGGGCTTCAAGCCCGACCAGCGCAGCTACGGCCTGGTGGCTCCCATGCTGCAGCAGTTCGGCGTGCGCTCGCTGAAGCTCATGACGAACAACCCGCGCAAGATCGCGGCGATGGAAAAGCTGGGCATCGCGGTGGCCGAGCGCGTGCCCCTGCTCGTGAACCGCAACAAGTTCAACCAGCACTACCTGAACACCAAGGCCGCCAAGCTGGGCCATATGATGCACCCGATTACCGCCACCGCTACCGGGGACGGCGAACAGTAG
- a CDS encoding S1 family peptidase: MKFNKLALALTLAWGSTAFAAPSQSRPAPAAQPAPPATQEEAVALPTPSSAAQKLYMNAKKDLLQVRSLLKSGRTQSSVGSGFLVGTSNLVLTNYHVVSQFALDPETYTGEWVDTAGQRGNIELLAVDVLHDLAVVRVNRYGTGVFKVPEREVRLSQGQYLYSLGNPLDLGFAISEGSYNGVITRSFYEQLMFTGPINSGMSGGPSVTADGEVVGVNVSKRLDGELVSFLVPIRYAQELLKRVPSDAQPPHDFTTIVTQQLLAHQRAMVDQLLAGPLSTKQMGPYQVPVRENEQMRCWGRANVKGEKAFAVDNTNCSMESAIFVSGSMQTGQVAIRHQFMRSTGLDPIRFAQLSSMSFKNESFGSYKDSRMTPPNCTEQFVKNKSMPMRAVMCVRAYRKFPGLYDFSLLTASTDDSLMNLQSRLDARGVSYENGMRAARAFMESLAREGGK; this comes from the coding sequence ATGAAATTCAACAAGCTTGCCCTAGCGTTGACCTTGGCCTGGGGCTCCACCGCTTTCGCGGCGCCGTCCCAGTCCCGTCCTGCTCCCGCTGCGCAGCCCGCCCCTCCTGCCACCCAGGAGGAAGCCGTGGCGCTGCCGACGCCTTCCAGCGCCGCGCAGAAGCTCTACATGAACGCCAAGAAGGATCTGCTGCAGGTGCGCTCGCTGCTGAAAAGCGGCCGCACGCAGTCCTCCGTCGGTTCCGGCTTCCTGGTGGGCACCTCCAACCTGGTGCTGACCAATTACCACGTGGTGTCCCAGTTCGCCCTCGATCCCGAAACCTATACGGGCGAATGGGTGGACACGGCGGGCCAGCGCGGCAACATCGAACTGCTGGCCGTGGACGTGCTGCACGACCTGGCCGTGGTGCGCGTGAACCGCTACGGCACAGGCGTGTTCAAGGTGCCTGAGCGCGAAGTGCGCCTGTCGCAGGGCCAGTACCTCTACTCGCTGGGCAATCCCCTGGACCTGGGCTTCGCCATCTCGGAAGGCTCGTACAACGGCGTGATCACGCGCAGCTTCTACGAGCAGCTGATGTTCACGGGCCCCATCAATTCCGGCATGAGCGGCGGCCCAAGCGTGACGGCCGATGGCGAAGTGGTGGGCGTGAACGTGTCCAAGCGCCTGGACGGGGAGCTGGTGAGCTTCCTCGTGCCGATCCGCTATGCGCAGGAACTGCTGAAGCGCGTGCCGTCAGACGCCCAGCCGCCCCACGACTTCACCACCATCGTTACGCAGCAGCTGCTCGCGCACCAGCGCGCCATGGTGGACCAGCTGCTGGCCGGGCCCCTGAGCACCAAGCAGATGGGCCCCTACCAGGTGCCCGTGCGCGAGAACGAGCAGATGCGCTGCTGGGGACGCGCCAACGTCAAAGGCGAAAAGGCCTTCGCCGTCGACAACACCAACTGCTCGATGGAGTCGGCGATCTTCGTCTCCGGCTCCATGCAGACCGGCCAGGTCGCCATCCGCCACCAGTTCATGCGCAGCACGGGCCTCGATCCGATCCGCTTCGCCCAGCTCTCCAGCATGTCGTTCAAGAACGAGTCCTTCGGCAGCTACAAGGACAGCCGCATGACGCCGCCGAACTGCACCGAGCAGTTCGTGAAGAACAAGAGCATGCCGATGCGCGCCGTGATGTGCGTGCGCGCCTACCGCAAATTCCCGGGCCTCTACGATTTCTCGCTGCTCACCGCCAGCACCGACGACAGCCTGATGAACCTGCAAAGCCGCCTGGATGCGCGTGGCGTGTCCTATGAAAACGGCATGCGGGCTGCGCGCGCGTTCATGGAATCCCTGGCGCGCGAGGGCGGCAAATGA